A region from the Rhinoderma darwinii isolate aRhiDar2 chromosome 2, aRhiDar2.hap1, whole genome shotgun sequence genome encodes:
- the LOC142740340 gene encoding olfactory receptor 52D1-like: protein MENTTISPLMLTLNFGELTLEKYLYFVIVIIGYALIVVFNGAVIVTVWQHKSLQEPMYIFISVLCMNGLYGSSAFFPSLLINLLQKNPSISYRACLTQVFCIYTYGSFEMTILASMSYDRYVSICNPLRYNTIMTSSTVCQILFRAWLYPVTLIGVLVILTARLPLCHTHILKIYCDNWSVVSLSCTDTTVNNIYGLFITAALLGLMSLMIFYSYLKIIRVCMKSSKNIKEKALQTCTPHLITITNFLIDTLFEILLHRFAPTKLPYELRVIMSLQFLVVPPMVNPFIYGLKMKEIKSKLREFFSVKQRKNETQSL, encoded by the coding sequence ATGGAAAATACCACAATCTCTCCTCTCATGTTGACGCTCAATTTTGGTGAACTAACTCTAGAAAAATATCTCTACTTCGTCATTGTTATTATCGGCTATGCGCTGATTGTAGTTTTCAATGGTGCGGTGAttgttacagtgtggcagcacaaGAGTCTTCAGGAGCCCATGTACATCTTCATATCTGTGCTCTGTATGAATGGACTCTATGGCAGCAGCGCCTTCTTTCCCAGTCTTCTCATAAACCTGCTTCAGAAGAATCCCTCTATTTCCTACCGAGCCTGCTTGACTCAGGTATTTTGCATCTACACCTATGGATCATTTGAGATGACAATTTTGGCCTCCATGTCCTACGACCGCTATGTGAGCATTTGTAACCCTCTGAGATACAACACGATAATGACCTCGTCCACAGTCTGCCAGATTCTCTTCAGAGCCTGGTTATATCCTGTTACATTGATTGGCGTCCTTGTTATACTGACCGCTAGACTTCCATTATGTCACACCCACATCCTGAAGATCTACTGCGACAACTGGTCGGTGGTGAGTCTTTCATGTACTGACACAACTGTCAACAATATCTATGGACTCTTcatcactgcagctctgcttggatTGATGTCATTGATGATATTTTATTCTTATCTCAAGATTATTAGGGTTTGCATGAAATCCTCCAAGAACATTAAGGAGAAAGCCCTCCAGACGTGCACGCCTCATCTCATCACCATTACTAACTTCCTAATTGACACACTCTTCGAGATCCTTCTGCATCGCTTTGCTCCAACAAAGTTACCATATGAGCTTAGAGTGATTATGTCGCTGCAGTTTCTGGTAGTTCCACCAATGGTGAATCCTTTCATTTATGGTTTGAAGATGAAGGAGATAAAATCTAAACTGAgggaatttttttctgtaaaacaaagaaaaaacgaaACGCAGTCATTGTAA